In Bacteroidota bacterium, the following proteins share a genomic window:
- the ruvX gene encoding Holliday junction resolvase RuvX — protein sequence MARIMAIDYGTKRVGIAVTDPNQIIANGLTTIHSKDVMEFLKGYVVKENVVCIVVGEPKRMNNEASDVERQIAPFVKSLQKNFPNIPIERMDERFTSKMAFQAMIDGGLKKKDRQNKETVDMVSATIILQSYLEHKENGNR from the coding sequence ATGGCCCGGATTATGGCAATTGACTATGGTACAAAGCGTGTTGGAATAGCTGTAACCGATCCGAACCAGATCATAGCCAATGGGCTTACAACCATTCATTCCAAGGATGTGATGGAGTTTTTAAAAGGGTATGTAGTGAAGGAAAACGTGGTGTGTATTGTTGTTGGAGAGCCTAAACGTATGAATAACGAGGCCAGTGATGTGGAAAGACAGATCGCTCCTTTTGTGAAAAGTCTGCAAAAGAATTTTCCAAATATCCCGATCGAGCGTATGGACGAACGTTTTACATCTAAAATGGCTTTCCAGGCAATGATAGATGGAGGTTTAAAGAAAAAGGACAGACAGAACAAAGAAACCGTTGATATGGTGAGTGCGACAATAATTTTGCAATCGTATCTTGAACATAAAGAAAATGGTAATCGGTGA